Proteins co-encoded in one Arachis hypogaea cultivar Tifrunner chromosome 11, arahy.Tifrunner.gnm2.J5K5, whole genome shotgun sequence genomic window:
- the LOC112719867 gene encoding protein NETWORKED 4A-like, which translates to MTFKKLKKRCTLTSEMEHNVKRMLQLIEDGGDSFAQKAEMYYQKRPELIALVEEFYRGYKSLAERYDHDVQSCHSDNGSESHAPMNPRRGSSYRAPGFDFFLGSSNAVNNSNCFYDAIHKDGDGSSTLTDSDDESSDNSSVQSFNSGFYSGSGSDSGMNRRILEVEMDLPRDEQELRNVNERFRVYEEEIYKLKVELEKYRSMELMNNLHNNNNNVNESLSPTLQISLLKDQISVATKESEFWKVKFNSEKRERVKLKEKMAEKSQLESELRRVLDEQIQLEEEIKKMECEMELLNGEIKGRERNIEELNGEICALKELVVSKDVEIKKMVEENERLKDEIIEGGEEKREAIRQLCFSLEHYRNGYNDLRQAFIRHKRFPVLAS; encoded by the coding sequence atgactttCAAGAAGCTGAAGAAGCGATGTACTCTAACCTCGGAGATGGAACACAATGTGAAGCGAATGCTGCAGCTAATTGAAGATGGTGGAGATTCATTTGCACAAAAGGCTGAGATGTATTACCAGAAAAGGCCAGAGTTGATTGCACTTGTTGAAGAATTCTATCGAGGATACAAATCTTTAGCAGAACGCTACGATCATGATGTTCAATCATGTCATTCAGATAACGGTTCTGAATCACACGCACCAATGAATCCTCGCCGCGGTTCCAGCTATAGAGCCCCAGGGTTTGATTTCTTCCTTGGTTCTTCCAATGCTGTGAATAACAGCAATTGTTTCTACGATGCAATTCACAAAGATGGAGACGGATCTTCGACTCTGACGGATTCCGACGATGAATCTTCGGATAATTCTTCTGTCCAGAGTTTTAATTCTGGATTCTACAGTGGTAGTGGCAGTGATAGCGGTATGAATAGGAGGATCTTGGAAGTGGAAATGGATCTTCCTCGGGATGAACAAGAATTGAGGAATGTGAATGAGAGATTTAGGGTTTATGAGGAAGAAATTTACAAGCTCAAGGTTGAGCTTGAGAAATATAGATCAATGGAATTGATGAATAATTtgcataataataacaataatgttaATGAATCATTATCACCGACACTGCAAATTTCTTTGTTGAAGGATCAGATTAGCGTGGCCACGAAGGAATCCGAGTTTTGGAAAGTGAAATTCAACTCCGAGAAAAGAGAGCGCGTGAAGCTGAAAGAAAAGATGGCGGAGAAATCGCAATTGGAATCGGAGTTGAGAAGGGTTTTGGATGAACAGATTCAGTTGGAGGAAGAAATTAAGAAGATGGAATGCGAAATGGAGTTATTGAATGGAGAAATTAAGGGGAGAGAAAGGAACATAGAGGAACTGAATGGTGAAATTTGTGCCCTAAAAGAATTGGTGGTTTCAAAAGATGTTGAAATTAAGAAGATGGTGGAAGAGAATGAAAGGTTGAAAGATGAAATAATTGAAGGGggtgaagagaaaagagaagcaaTAAGACAATTATGCTTCTCACTTGAACATTACAGGAATGGTTACAATGATCTTAGGCAAGCTTTCATACGCCACAAGAGGTTCCCAGTTTTGGCTTCATAA
- the LOC112719866 gene encoding eukaryotic translation initiation factor 2 subunit beta, protein MADEPQNDMKEEVAEITPFDPNKKKKKKKTTIIDPADDLDKLAEKTENLTVAEGVESTFAGLKKKKKKPVEISNLNEEVGDAVEDLDDVAEQDEGDPISLQPRYPWEGSDRDYQYEELLGRVFNILRENNPELAGDRRRTVMRPPQVLREGTKKTVFVNFMDLCKTMHRQPDHVMAFLLAELGTSGSLDGQQRLVVKGRFAPKNFEGILRRYINEYVICLGCKSPDTILSKENRLFFLRCEKCGSGRSVAPIKAGFVARVGRRNAGT, encoded by the exons ATGGCTGATGAACCACAAAATGATATGAAGGAGGAGGTTGCAGAG ATTACCCCATTTGAtcctaataagaagaagaagaaaaagaaaaccacAATCATAGATCCTGCAGATGATCTGGACAAGTTGGCTGAGAAGACTGAAAATTTAACAG TGGCTGAAGGGGTTGAGAGTACATTTGCtggtttgaaaaagaagaagaagaagcct GTTGAAATCAGCAACTTAAATGAAGAGGTTGGAGATGCAGTTGAAGATTTGGATG ATGTTGCTGAACAAGATGAAGGAGACCCAATTTCCTTGCAGCCTCGTTATCCTTGGGAAGGGAGTGACCGTGATTATCAATATGAGGAG CTTCTTGGCAGGGTGTTCAACATTCTACGCGAGAATAATCCGGAACTTGCTGGAGACAGGCGGAGAACTGTTATGAGACCTCCACAGGTTCTTCGTGAGGGGACAAAGAAAACTGTGTTCGTGAATTTTATGGACCTATGCAAAAC GATGCATCGACAGCCAGACCATGTTATGGCTTTCTTGCTTGCTGAACTGGGTACAAGTGGCTCTTTGGATGGACAGCAAAGACTGGTTGTGAAGGGAAGATTTGCACCAAAGAACTTTGAAGGAATTCTGCGACGATATATCA ATGAATATGTCATTTGCCTTGGGTGTAAAAGTCCTGACACAATACTTTCTAAGGAGAATCGTCTGTTCTTCCTTCGATGTGAGAAG TGTGGATCCGGAAGATCAGTTGCTCCGATCAAGGCTGGTTTCGTGGCTCGTGTTGGCCGTAGGAATGCGGGCACATGA